The DNA sequence TTTATAATCGATGTACTATGAGATTGATATGGTCCTGAGATTAATTTAAGGTCTTTTTCAAAATTCGGTTGCTCCATTGAAGCGTTGTTGCTAAAGTTTTCTAGTGTAAGTTCGAGTTCAAAAACATCAGTGTCCAGAACTTCTAAAGCAGATGTTGATAATTTGACGATTCTATTATCAGCAAAAAGCAAAGAAACAGCCATTGTCAGTATCAATAAAAAATATTTTAACTTAAAATTAATCATTCAGCTATGATTTCTTCATTTATTATCAAAATTTTATACTACCGATCTTCTTAATTTGTTCCTTTCAAACAGTGAACAAAATATATAAAAAAAAATACTTCATTTCAAGGTATTTATATTGTAACTTAATCTGGAAACCCCCGAAAAAATATTTTCACTGTGTCATAATGCTTGAAATATAGGTAAAATAAGTACGAAATAAATTGAAATAAGCCTCTAAGTTTGTTATATTATTTGTAGCCAAAACAACCAATAAAACAAAAAAAGAGGCTCAATAATGAATGTAACAAATTTAACCACAAATCTACAAGTAGAAATTTCAAATTATATAAGGAAGTATAACGATCTGAGTAAACCAGCCTACAAATTTCTAAAAGATTCCCTGAATGGTATATTGAGATCAAAAAGTATTTTCATATCAAGAATAGCATCTCACTTACCCGAAAATATTAGTCAAAAGAAAATAGAAGAACGACTTTTATATCATTTTTCAAAAAGAAATACCCATGAACAATTTACTGAGCTTTATTACAGGTCAAATAAAACTGCAATAAAGAGTCAGAGATATCTAATAATGGACGGAAGTGCGATACGCAAAAGCTATGCAGAAAAGATGGAAGGTATAGCTACGATTTATGATGGTTCTTCACGAAAGAAGGATAAATTAGAAAGAGGGTATCACTGGGACAATATTGTTGGTGTAAGTAAAACCGTAGAAAATGAAGTAAACATTTTGCCAATATATTCTGAGATATATAGTAAGAATATAGATAAGGATTATCAGGTAAGTGAAAATAGAAAAATACTTGAAGTTCACAAGTCGTTACAGCCTTACATTAGTCCTGATTCTATTTTGGTGCTAGACAGAGGCTATGACCGTATGACCCTTATAGTTCCGTTCATGGAAAGATCTCAAAACTTTATAATACGACAAACTGGTAAGCGACATCTAATGGATATAGAAGATAATCAATCAATTAGTCTTAAAAGATTATCAAATCGTACAACACTATCACATACCTACACAGTAAATCAAGTTAAGAATGGGAGGAAAAAGCAGAGAATATTTAATACTGGAGCTATCAGAGTCAATTTCCCAAACTGTAAAGACAGCCAATATTTATGGCTAGTA is a window from the Patescibacteria group bacterium genome containing:
- a CDS encoding transposase, yielding MNVTNLTTNLQVEISNYIRKYNDLSKPAYKFLKDSLNGILRSKSIFISRIASHLPENISQKKIEERLLYHFSKRNTHEQFTELYYRSNKTAIKSQRYLIMDGSAIRKSYAEKMEGIATIYDGSSRKKDKLERGYHWDNIVGVSKTVENEVNILPIYSEIYSKNIDKDYQVSENRKILEVHKSLQPYISPDSILVLDRGYDRMTLIVPFMERSQNFIIRQTGKRHLMDIEDNQSISLKRLSNRTTLSHTYTVNQVKNGRKKQRIFNTGAIRVNFPNCKDSQYLWLVTAKESGKGKTWFLSYLNTDDEKEAINTTMEGYKYRWKVEEFHRQVKQDYNLNKIKVMKYDTIKSMGTLLLITMGFIAKFFNMMNKSTKLKILEITNLIYKNTIECLPNYIYYKATEAIRLLLNMFFKRRKSKKEINSSYNNQPLLDL